The following coding sequences lie in one Miscanthus floridulus cultivar M001 chromosome 9, ASM1932011v1, whole genome shotgun sequence genomic window:
- the LOC136479653 gene encoding uncharacterized mitochondrial protein AtMg00810-like — protein MTIVRTLLAVASVRQWSISQLDVKNAFLNGKLREEVYMQPPPGYSVPDGLVCRLRRSLYGLKQAPRAWFERFSSVVIDAGFTPSDHDPALFVHTSPHGRTLLLLYVDDMIITGDDSQYIDFVKQRLSETFLMSDLGPLRYFLGLEVTSTSDGIFLSQEKYTQDILSRAALTDHRTVDTPMELGVHLRPTDGVPLADPTRYRQLVGSLVYLGITRPDISHSVHILSQFVSAPTQLHYAHLLRVLRYLRGTISRRLFFSRSSSLQLQAYSDATWASDHYDRYSLSAYCVFLGSSLIAWKTKKQTAVSRSSAKAELRAMATVTAEVTWLRWLLEDFGVPATAPTPLSSDSTGAISIARDPVKHELTKHIGVDASYMRSQVHDLVVTLHHVPSEVQLADFFTKAQTRAHHRFLLSKLSVVDPP, from the coding sequence ATGACTATTGTTCGCACTCTTCTTGCAGTTGCTTCTGTTCGTCAGTGGTCGATATCCCAGTTGGATGTCAAGAATgccttcctcaatggcaagcTGCGAGAGGAAGTCTATATGCAGCCACCTCCAGGATACTCTGTTCCTGATGGCCTGGTTTGTCGGTTGCGACGTTCTCTCTATGGCCTCAAGCAAGCTCCTCGAGCCTGGTTTGAGCGTTTCTCCTCTGTTGTCATCGATGCTGGTTTTACGCCAAGTGATCATGATCCTGCTCTTTTTGTTCACACTTCCCCTCATGGtcgcacccttcttcttctctatgtcGATGACATGATCATCACGGGCGATGATTCCCAGTACATTGATTTTGTGAAGCAGCGTCTCAGTGAGACATTCCTTATGTCTGATTTGGGTCCCCttcgttacttccttggtcttgagGTCACCTCCACATCTGATGGTATTTTTCTCTCTCAGGAGAAGTACACTCAGGACATTCTTTCCCGTGCTGCTCTCACTGATCACCGCACTGTTGATACTCCtatggagcttggtgttcacctacGACCCACTGATGGTGTACCACTTGCTGATCCTACTCGCTATCGTCAGCTTGTTGGGAGTCTTGTCTACCTTGGGATCACTCGTCCTGACATTTCTCACTCTGTGCATATCTTGAGTCAGTTTGTCTCAGCTCCTACCCAACTCCACTATGCTCACCTCCTTCGTGTTCTGCGATACCTTCGTGGAACTATCTCTCGGCGCCTTTTCTTCTCTCGTTCTAGTTCTCTTCAGCTTCAGGCGTATTCTGATGCGACTTGGGCGAGTGATCATTATGATCGCTACTCTCTCTCTGCTTATTGTGTTTTCCTTGGCTCCTCCTTGATTGCCTGGAAAACCAAGAAGCAGACTGCAGTTTCCCGCTCGAGTGCTAAGGCTGAGCTGCGTGCTATGGCGACTGTGACTGCGGAGGTGACATGGCTACGATGGCTTCTTGAGGATTTTGGTGTTCCTGCCACTGCACCCACTCCTCTCTCTTCTGACAGCACCGGTGCGATCAGTATTGCTCGAGACCCAGTCAAGCATGAGCTCACCAAACACATTGGCGTTGATGCTTCCTACATGAGATCACAGGTGCATGATCTGGTTGTGACGCTCCACCATGTGCCTTCAGAGGTTCAGTTAGCTGATTTCTTCACCAAGGCACAGACCCGGGCTCATCATAGATTTCTACTCTCCAAACTCAGTGTTGTAGATCCACCATGA